The DNA region CACCTGGGCCTTGAGGTCTTCCTCGACCACGAAAGGCTCATATGCGCGTTTAGGTTTGCCCACCTCGGCGGCCATCTTCTCGAGGAGGTCGATGATGGGTTGCAGGGCCCGGTGGCCGAAATCCAGGGCCTCGACCATTACCTCTTCGGCCACCTCTTTGGCCCCGGCTTCTACCATGAGGATGGCCTCGCGGGTGCCGGCGATGCGCAGGTCGAGGTCGGACTGTTCCAGTTCTTGGAAGGTGGGGTTGACCACAAACTCGCCGTTGATGCGGCCCACGCGCACCGCCCCCACCGGCCCGTTCCAGGGGATGTCGGAAATCATTAGCGCGGCCGAGGCGGCGTTGATAGCCAGGATGTCGATGGGATGCACCTCATCGGCTGAGAGGGAGTAGAGGATCACCTGCACATCGTTGCGCAGGTCTTTGGGAAAGAGGGGCCGGATGGGGCGGTCTACCAGGCGGGCGGTGAGGATGGCTTCTTCGGAGGGGCGGCCTTCCCGGCGGAAGAAGGAGCCGGGGATGCGCCCACCGGCGTACATGCGCTCCTCGTAGTCCACGCGCAAGGGGAAGAAGTCAATGTCTGAGCGGGCCTCGCGGCTCATGGTGGCGGCGGCAAAGACCATGGTGCCGCCCATGCGCAGGGTGACGGCCCCGCCGGCCTGCATGGCCAGTTTGCCGGTCTCGAAGATCATGACTTGACCGCCTACGATGGCCTCAAATCGTTTGCTTGCGGGTTGCATAACTTGCCTCCAGTACCTTTCGGATGTTGCGGCCCGCCCGGTTAGGGACTGGAGCATAGCCACAAGGTTTGTGGACACGCTCCAATTCCCAACCGGCGGGCCTTATGGCACAGAAACATGCCACAACGGTGCTTTCATTTTACCAGGGAGAGGCTTGCTCGACTGCAATCCCCCCGTGGTGCGTAAAAAAGAGAGTAGATGGGGGCGGCCATCTACTCTCCGGACAGCGCCTAGCTCTTGCGGCGGATGCCCAACCGGTCGGTGATCTGAACATACCGCTGGTAGTCGCGGCGGCGCAGGTACGCCAGCAACCGCCGCCGCTGCCCCACCAGTTTGAGCAGGCCACGCCGCGAAGATTCGTCATGCTTATGCACCTTCAGGTGCTCGGTGAGGGTTTTGATGCGGTGGGTCAGAATAGCAATCTGGACCTCCGGCGAACCGGTGTCGCCTTCGTGGCGTTGGAATTCCGCCATGATTTTGGCTTTGGTTTCCTTGTCCAACATGTTTGCGTCTCCTTAGATGGTCTCCAAGCCGACAGCCGGAGCCGTCGGCCGGTCAGGGGCATTATACCAGAGGCAGGAAGGAAACGGAAGGCTTGTCAGGCGGTGGAAATCGTGCTACAATTGCCCCGCGGGGGGTGTGCCGGTTTGTCCTGTAGGCCGAAAAGTGGGTGCCCCCCACTTTTCTGTGTATTAGGCCCCTATTGTCCTCTGGCAAGCCCCTGAGAATTCCGCTCACAGAAACTGAAGGCTGTGGAGATGGTGAGGTATGGCGAAGAGCGAAGTGTTGTTGGCGTTTAACGAATTGATGGAGGCCCGTGGCTTGCCGCCGGAGATGGTCATGGAAGCCATCAAGGCGGCCCTGGCCTCGGCTTATCGCAAAACCGTCGGTGCGCCCAGCGCTCAACCGGTGGAAGTGGAACTGGATCTGGAAAAGGGCAAAATCCGGGTGTTTGCGGAGAAGGAAGTGGTGGAAGAGGTGCAGGATGAGCGCACCGAGGTCTTCCTGGAAGAGGCCCGCCGTTGGGACCCGGACGCCCAGTTGGGCAGCATGGTCATGATCGAGGTCACGCCCACGGATTTCGGTCGGGTGGCCGCCCAGACGGCCCGACAGGTCATCCAGCAACGGCTCCGCGAAGCCGAGCGTCGCATCCAGTACGAGCACTTCAAGAAACTGGAAGGCGAAATCATCAACGGCATCGTGCAGGCCATCACCTCGCAAGAGGTGACGCTGGGCCTGGAAAAGAACGCCGAGGGCCATCTGCCGCGGCGCGAGCAGATCCCCGGGGACCGTTTCCGCATTCACGACCGGGTGCGGGCCCTGCTGCTCGAAGTGAAGGAGACCCCGCGAGGGCCGTACATTCTGCTTTCCCGTGCCCACAAGGACTTTTTGCGGCGTCTCTTGGAAGAAGAGGTGCCAGAGATTTATCGCGGCGAGGTGGAGATCCGCGCCATCGCCCGGGAGGCCGGCTTGCGCTCCAAGGTGGCCGTCTCGGCCATCGCGCCGAACATCGACCCGGTGGGGGCCTGTGTGGGAATGCGCGGCGTGCGCATTCAGTCCATCATCCGCGAGCTCAACGGCGAGAAAATCGATGTCATTCAGTGGGACCCCGACCCGGCGGTGTTCATCGCCAAGGCGCTCAGCCCGGCGCGGGTGCTGGGGGTGTACCTCAGTGAGCCCGAGGAAGGGCCGCGCACGGCGACGGTGGTGGTCTCCGAGGATCAACTCAGCCTGGCCATCGGGCGGGATGGGCAAAACGCTCGCTTGGCGGCCAAGTTGACCTCGTGGCGCATTGACATCAAGGGCGTGGCCGAGGCGGCGGCGGATACCCTCTACAAACTGCAGATCAACCCCGACTACGCCAAGGTAGCCGCGGCCGAGGCCGACGCCATGGTCGAGGTGGAGACCATCCTGGCCAAGCGCGCGGAAGGGCGGCCTCTGTCGCCTGAGGAATACCGCACGCTGGCCGCCTTTGTGGATCGCATCGAAGGGCAGGCCCTGGCGAAGATCGAGGAAGCGAAACAGCGCGAGGCGGCGGAGATGAAGGCGCTGCGGGCCACCATCCCTGATGAAGCCTTCGAGTTGCCGGTGGATGTGTTGGGCCTGTCGCCGCGGCTGACCATCGCCCTGACCAATGCGGGCTACGCCACCATGGGCGACTTGATGATGCAACTCAAGTTGGACCCCGACGAGGTCCTGGCCCTCTCGGGCGTGGGTCCGAAGGTGATGGAGCGCATCGTCGAGGGGCTGCGCTTGCTGGAATTGCCCGTGGACGACATCGTGGCCCGCCTGGCCGGGGAAGAACTGGTGTTGCCGGAACTCCAGCCTGAAGGCGAGGAGGCGATGCCGCCGGAAGAGGCCGAAAAAGAGGCGAAACCGCAAGTGCCAGAAGAAGAGGAGCCTGCGGCGGAGGCCGAAGAAGCCCTTGAGCAGGCGGAGGAGGTCGCAGGCGAGGCGCCTGAAGCGGCCGCGGAAGAAGCGGCTTCGGAGGCCAAGGCCGAGGAGGTGGAAGAAGAAGAGGTGTCCCTGGAAGAGATTTTCTCCTCGGTGGAGGTGCCTGCCGAGGTGCTCACGGCCGACGAGGAAGAAGAGGCCGAACCGGAGCCCAAGGAAAAACCCAAGAAGAAAAAGAAGAAAAAGAAGCCGCGCTACTATGAGGAGCCTGAAGAAGAGGAAGATTGGATGCGCAGTTTGCGCAAGCGCGGCGGCGAAGATTGGGATGAATGGTTGTAGCGCA from Anaerolineae bacterium includes:
- the rpsO gene encoding 30S ribosomal protein S15, which codes for MLDKETKAKIMAEFQRHEGDTGSPEVQIAILTHRIKTLTEHLKVHKHDESSRRGLLKLVGQRRRLLAYLRRRDYQRYVQITDRLGIRRKS
- the nusA gene encoding transcription termination/antitermination protein NusA is translated as MAKSEVLLAFNELMEARGLPPEMVMEAIKAALASAYRKTVGAPSAQPVEVELDLEKGKIRVFAEKEVVEEVQDERTEVFLEEARRWDPDAQLGSMVMIEVTPTDFGRVAAQTARQVIQQRLREAERRIQYEHFKKLEGEIINGIVQAITSQEVTLGLEKNAEGHLPRREQIPGDRFRIHDRVRALLLEVKETPRGPYILLSRAHKDFLRRLLEEEVPEIYRGEVEIRAIAREAGLRSKVAVSAIAPNIDPVGACVGMRGVRIQSIIRELNGEKIDVIQWDPDPAVFIAKALSPARVLGVYLSEPEEGPRTATVVVSEDQLSLAIGRDGQNARLAAKLTSWRIDIKGVAEAAADTLYKLQINPDYAKVAAAEADAMVEVETILAKRAEGRPLSPEEYRTLAAFVDRIEGQALAKIEEAKQREAAEMKALRATIPDEAFELPVDVLGLSPRLTIALTNAGYATMGDLMMQLKLDPDEVLALSGVGPKVMERIVEGLRLLELPVDDIVARLAGEELVLPELQPEGEEAMPPEEAEKEAKPQVPEEEEPAAEAEEALEQAEEVAGEAPEAAAEEAASEAKAEEVEEEEVSLEEIFSSVEVPAEVLTADEEEEAEPEPKEKPKKKKKKKKPRYYEEPEEEEDWMRSLRKRGGEDWDEWL